A DNA window from Stenotrophomonas sp. 57 contains the following coding sequences:
- a CDS encoding EAL domain-containing protein: MKWLGSGMQARFLLAMGGAMLVVVAILAVLLGRQAAMQSEVRTLSGGVIHELFDRSVRSRGEAMARELSDALANPLYYRDLDQVGVLVRSTARQPVVRYVLVFDERGRLVHDGSVEVSGFGQPMADPLAPRAAAAQALLVQESPKVLDNTMPIRVGNQRIGGVRVGMALDEVQQREQAANATLGERLQLVGSRHLGWLLLMLGLLVVIGVVVILYVQRTLVAPIRDLAVAARRIEAGDYQTPLTENTRDDEVGELVRGFARMRDAIARHDREVRHMAYTDALTGLTNRLAFREALDHRLMAARAANHRLGLLFADIDDFKRVNDTLGHEAGDEALLQFAQRIGRAVKEAGGDETLLARFGGDEFVILVGDGDVAANARLLAEVLVRELGKPLVVQGRELFLGTSIGVTLFPDDAADATTLLKNGDIAMYQAKMAGKNCYRYYSRAMDHAVERRVHMEQELRGAWERGELRLAYQPIFRMRDRRMVGVEVLLRWQHPTLGTIPPSVFIEVAEQSGLIEIIGPKVLRAACMEASQWPRGAAGDDLFVSVNVSPRQLRGGELPALVAQCLHESALPASRLHLELTETAVIGDEMVAAQLLDKLHRTGVKVWLDDFGTGFSGLSHLRQVPVDGVKIDKSFVADMQRDPDDLALTTAIIAMAHALGITVVAEGIEQQAQFELLAQRGCDLGQGYWLSHPVTATEVVRMIESGL; the protein is encoded by the coding sequence ATGAAGTGGCTCGGCTCGGGGATGCAGGCCCGGTTCCTGCTGGCGATGGGCGGAGCAATGCTCGTTGTGGTCGCGATCCTGGCAGTGCTGCTGGGGCGCCAGGCGGCGATGCAGAGCGAGGTGCGCACCCTCAGCGGTGGCGTCATCCATGAACTGTTCGATCGCAGCGTGCGCAGCCGCGGCGAGGCGATGGCGCGCGAGTTGTCCGATGCGCTGGCCAACCCGCTGTATTACCGCGACCTGGACCAGGTCGGCGTACTGGTGCGCAGTACGGCCCGACAGCCGGTGGTGCGCTATGTACTGGTGTTCGACGAGCGCGGCCGGCTGGTGCACGACGGTTCGGTCGAGGTCTCCGGATTCGGCCAGCCGATGGCCGATCCGCTGGCGCCCAGGGCGGCGGCGGCGCAGGCGTTGCTGGTACAGGAATCGCCGAAGGTGCTGGACAACACGATGCCGATCAGGGTCGGCAACCAGCGCATCGGCGGCGTCCGCGTGGGCATGGCGCTGGACGAGGTGCAACAACGCGAACAGGCGGCCAATGCGACCCTTGGCGAGCGCCTGCAGCTGGTCGGCAGCCGGCACCTGGGATGGTTGCTGCTGATGCTGGGCTTGCTGGTGGTGATCGGCGTGGTGGTGATCCTGTACGTGCAGCGCACGCTGGTCGCGCCGATCCGCGATCTCGCCGTGGCCGCGCGCCGCATCGAGGCGGGGGACTACCAGACCCCGCTGACCGAGAACACCCGTGACGACGAAGTGGGTGAGCTGGTGCGCGGCTTCGCCCGCATGCGCGATGCGATCGCCCGCCACGACCGTGAAGTGCGGCACATGGCCTACACCGATGCATTGACCGGGCTGACCAACCGGCTGGCCTTCCGCGAAGCGCTGGATCATCGGTTGATGGCCGCACGCGCCGCCAACCATCGATTGGGCCTGCTGTTCGCCGACATCGACGATTTCAAGCGGGTCAACGACACGCTCGGCCATGAAGCCGGCGATGAGGCGCTGCTGCAGTTCGCACAGCGCATCGGCCGCGCGGTCAAGGAAGCGGGCGGTGACGAGACCCTGCTGGCGCGCTTCGGCGGCGACGAATTCGTGATCCTGGTCGGCGACGGCGATGTGGCTGCCAACGCACGGCTACTGGCCGAAGTGCTGGTGCGCGAGCTGGGCAAGCCATTGGTGGTGCAGGGCAGGGAGCTGTTCCTGGGTACCTCGATCGGCGTGACCCTGTTCCCCGACGATGCCGCCGATGCGACCACGCTGCTGAAGAACGGCGACATCGCGATGTACCAGGCGAAGATGGCCGGCAAGAACTGCTACCGCTACTACAGCCGGGCGATGGACCATGCGGTCGAGCGCCGCGTGCACATGGAACAGGAGCTGCGCGGGGCCTGGGAGCGCGGCGAGCTGCGGCTGGCCTACCAGCCGATCTTCCGCATGCGCGACCGCCGCATGGTCGGCGTGGAAGTGCTGCTGCGCTGGCAGCATCCGACGCTGGGAACGATCCCGCCGTCGGTCTTCATCGAAGTGGCCGAGCAGAGCGGGCTGATCGAGATCATCGGCCCGAAGGTGCTGCGTGCGGCCTGCATGGAGGCCTCGCAGTGGCCGCGCGGCGCGGCCGGTGATGATCTGTTCGTGTCGGTCAATGTATCGCCGCGACAGCTGCGCGGCGGCGAGCTGCCGGCGCTGGTCGCGCAATGCCTGCATGAATCCGCGCTGCCAGCGTCGCGCCTGCACCTGGAGCTGACCGAGACCGCAGTGATAGGTGACGAAATGGTCGCCGCGCAGCTGCTGGACAAGCTGCACCGCACCGGCGTGAAAGTGTGGCTGGATGATTTCGGCACCGGTTTCTCCGGCCTCAGCCACCTCCGCCAGGTGCCCGTGGACGGGGTCAAGATCGACAAGAGTTTCGTGGCCGACATGCAGCGTGATCCCGACGATCTGGCGCTGACCACGGCGATCATCGCCATGGCCCACGCGCTGGGCATCACGGTGGTGGCCGAGGGCATCGAGCAGCAGGCGCAGTTCGAGCTGCTGGCGCAGCGTGGCTGCGATCTGGGGCAGGGCTACTGGCTGAGCCACCCGGTCACCGCTACTGAAGTGGTACGGATGATCGAGTCGGGGCTCTGA
- a CDS encoding phosphate/phosphite/phosphonate ABC transporter substrate-binding protein, producing MTSVSGLRKAMQGGLLSLAMVLLAGTVRAAPDQVLVLGRISDDPKAHYEQLQPLLDYVVARMHDVGIKEGRILMARDPQQMASYLRRGRVDWVTETSGTAVALGQRSGARPLLLTERNGVREYQTVFFVRRDSPIQRMQELRGHRLALQNTASTSAYLVPVMTLLEHGLSPQILAGVWDVPGRDSVGYVFARSELNIATYVHKGMVDVGAVSSVDWNDERRVPAAFRRDFRELLRTEPYPRAVEVVRADLDARVRDRLQDVLLQAASDPQAQGALHRFFGTSGFHRVDAHAQQRLDELKQGLTRVRMEVE from the coding sequence ATGACATCTGTGTCGGGTCTGCGAAAGGCAATGCAGGGGGGACTGCTGAGCCTGGCCATGGTCCTGCTCGCCGGAACGGTGCGTGCAGCACCGGACCAAGTGCTGGTGCTGGGCCGGATCAGCGATGATCCCAAGGCCCATTACGAGCAGCTGCAGCCGTTGCTGGACTATGTAGTGGCGCGCATGCACGACGTTGGCATCAAGGAGGGGAGGATCCTGATGGCACGCGATCCGCAGCAGATGGCCAGCTATCTGCGGCGGGGGCGGGTCGACTGGGTCACGGAAACCTCCGGCACGGCGGTGGCGCTGGGCCAGCGCAGCGGCGCACGGCCATTGCTGCTGACCGAGCGCAACGGGGTGCGTGAGTACCAGACGGTGTTCTTCGTGCGGCGCGACAGCCCGATCCAGCGGATGCAGGAGCTGCGGGGCCACCGCCTGGCGCTGCAGAACACCGCCTCCACCAGTGCCTACCTGGTGCCGGTGATGACCCTGCTGGAACATGGCCTGTCGCCGCAGATCCTGGCCGGGGTCTGGGACGTGCCAGGACGCGACAGCGTGGGATATGTGTTCGCGCGCAGCGAGTTGAACATCGCCACGTACGTGCACAAGGGGATGGTGGATGTGGGGGCGGTGAGCAGCGTGGACTGGAACGACGAGCGGCGGGTGCCGGCCGCGTTCCGGCGTGATTTCCGCGAACTGCTGCGCACCGAGCCGTATCCACGAGCAGTGGAGGTGGTCCGCGCCGACCTCGATGCCCGGGTGCGTGATCGCCTGCAGGATGTCCTGCTGCAGGCGGCCAGCGACCCGCAGGCACAGGGCGCGTTGCATCGTTTTTTTGGCACTTCCGGTTTCCACCGTGTCGATGCGCATGCGCAGCAGCGGTTGGATGAATTGAAACAAGGATTGACGCGCGTGCGGATGGAAGTGGAATGA
- the epmB gene encoding EF-P beta-lysylation protein EpmB: protein MITAGPLSMQLSAFPRPQSPGAPARWQQLWRQALRDPQALLVRLQLDPAALGVSEAAVAQFALRVPEGFVARMRKGDPADPLLRQVLPIDEEMRPAPGFSFDAVGDGAAKKATGVIQKYRGRALLVATGSCAINCRYCFRRHFDYGAENAAKGGWQEAVAAIAADPDIDELILSGGDPLSLATHKLAELTDALRAIPHIRRLRIHTRLPIVLPERVDEELLAWLGSLPWPLAIVVHANHANEFDASVDAAMARLRGTGVQLLNQAVLLRGVNDSVQALQDLSERSFAAGVLPYYLHQLDRVEGVAHFEVDDAQAKALVAGLTARLSGYLVPKLVRELPGDPSKRPL, encoded by the coding sequence ATGATAACCGCAGGCCCCCTCTCCATGCAGCTTTCCGCCTTCCCCCGGCCCCAGTCGCCAGGCGCGCCCGCGCGCTGGCAGCAGCTCTGGCGCCAGGCGCTGCGCGACCCGCAGGCCCTGCTGGTCCGGCTGCAGCTGGACCCGGCCGCGCTGGGCGTCTCGGAGGCGGCCGTGGCCCAGTTCGCGCTGCGCGTGCCGGAGGGCTTCGTGGCACGCATGCGCAAGGGTGATCCGGCCGATCCGCTGCTGCGGCAGGTACTGCCGATCGACGAGGAAATGCGGCCTGCGCCCGGGTTCAGCTTCGATGCGGTGGGCGATGGCGCGGCCAAGAAGGCCACCGGCGTCATCCAGAAGTACCGCGGCCGCGCCCTGCTGGTCGCCACCGGCAGCTGCGCGATCAACTGCCGCTACTGCTTCCGCCGCCACTTCGACTATGGCGCGGAAAACGCCGCCAAGGGCGGCTGGCAGGAGGCCGTAGCCGCCATCGCCGCCGACCCGGACATCGACGAGTTGATCCTGTCCGGCGGTGACCCGCTGTCGCTGGCCACGCACAAGCTGGCCGAGCTGACCGACGCCCTGCGCGCGATCCCGCATATCCGCCGCCTGCGCATCCATACCCGTCTGCCGATCGTGCTGCCGGAGCGCGTGGACGAGGAACTACTGGCCTGGCTGGGCAGCCTGCCGTGGCCGCTGGCGATCGTGGTCCACGCCAACCATGCCAATGAATTCGATGCCAGCGTGGACGCGGCGATGGCGCGCCTGCGCGGCACCGGCGTCCAGCTGCTGAACCAGGCGGTGCTGCTGCGCGGGGTCAACGACAGCGTGCAGGCGCTGCAGGACCTGAGCGAGCGCAGCTTCGCCGCCGGCGTGCTGCCCTACTACCTGCACCAGCTGGACCGGGTCGAAGGCGTGGCCCACTTCGAAGTGGATGATGCCCAGGCCAAGGCCCTGGTTGCCGGGTTGACCGCGCGCCTGTCCGGTTACCTGGTTCCCAAGCTGGTGCGCGAACTGCCGGGCGACCCGAGCAAGCGGCCGCTGTAA